DNA sequence from the Maribacter dokdonensis DSW-8 genome:
ATTTATGATTGCAGGTGCTAAAGGTGTTATCATGAGTTTATGGAAAGTAGACGACACTACTACACAAAAATTAATGGAGCTTTTTTATATCAATTGGATTGAAAAGGGCATGACTAAATACGAAGCCTTTAAAACTTCAAAAATTGAATTAAAGAAAGATTATCCAGAACCATTTTATTGGGCTCCATTTATACTTATAGAATAACATTTAGACCTATTTTCAATTAAGCAGCATTAAAATGAATACGCCCCATGTTTTTTTGCTTCTTTTTTATATGTTTAAATGGGTTTTTAGACCTGTAACAAGTAATTATAGTATTAGAATCTCCCGCTACAACTACTATAAGATTCTGATACTCTTTAAGTCCATAAAGAATTGAGTTTTTAGGCAGGCTGTTTTTACCTAGGACATAAAAAATCATTCCTTGCTTAAAGAATTCTGTTCCGTATTCTATAACAGTAGATATAATTCTGCTATCAATATTTCTTTGGTTGGCTCTTTTTAAAGAATGTTTTGAATGTTTAAAACATAGTGTCGCAGATTTTTCTAATTGCTTCTCCTCTACGTTCCATGTTATTACTAAATTTTCCTCTTCTACTCTACTTTCTAAATGTTTCATGATATATTGTTTTATTGTTAATACCAAACATTTAAAAAGGTCACCCTACTTTTCGAAAAAAAATAAAAATTAAATGTAATTACGGAAAGCCGTAAAGATTTTAAAATAAATAGTTTCAGCTTAGTACTTTGTATTTATTAAAACAATCTCCTAGAAAAATATATTAATTCTATTGTTTGATAAATAGCTTATAATTACTTCCTACAAATTGGTGTTTTTGTATGATATTACTGTATTTTGCTATGTAAACTTTTATTAGAAAATGAACAAAAAACTAACGCTGTCATGGCTAGAAGGCTTCCTTATGGATGCCTGCGATATTTTAAGAGGTAACATGGATGCCTCAGAGTTTAAAGAATACATTTTCGGAATGCTATTCTTAAAACGATTAAGCGATAAGTACGAGCAAGATCGTGCGGCTCGTTTAAAGGAATTACAAGCCAAAGGACTTTCTGAAGAAAAAATAACCGAAGCTCTAGAGCGCGCCAATGCTTACCAATACTATGTACCAACTCGTGCACGCTGGAATTACAAAACCACTAACGAAGCAGAACAAGAGGTTAACGATGGTATTTTACACCTTAAAAAAGATGTTGGCGATCATTTAAACAAAGCTTTAGAAGCTTTAGAAGAAGAAAATCCTGATAAATTATCTGGTGTATTAACCAATGTAAACTTTAACAGAACCATTGGTAAAAATAAAAATGCTTTAAGTGATGAAAAATTAATAGAGTTTATTACACATTTTGATAAAGTAACACTTACAGACGACCGTTTTGAGTTCCCAGACCTTTTAGGTACTGCCTACGAGTATTTAATAAAATATTTTGCCGATAGCGCTGGTAAAAAAGGTGGCGAATTCTACACGCCAAATGAAGTTGTAAAACTTTTAGTAACGCTTCTAGAACCTGAAGAAGAATCGTCAATTTACGACCCAACCTGTGGTTCTGGTGGTATGCTTATTGAAAACAAAAACTATGTAGAAGCACGTTATGGAGATGCTTCTCGTTTAAGTTTTGCAGGTCAAGAGTTAAGCGGAACCACTTGGTCTTTGTGTAAAATGAATATGCTGTTTCATGATATTTTTGATGCCGAAATTCTTCAAGGCGATACCATTGCAAATCCTTTACACGTAGAAAACGGAGAGTTAAAACGTTTTGATATTGTAATTGCCAATCCGCCGTTTTCAGCTAATTATAGCGACATTAAAAAGTTCCGTGATCGCTTCCATTACTGGATGCCAAAAAAGAAAAAAGCCGACTTTATGTTTGTGCAACATATGGTATCTGTGTTAAAAGACAATGGTCGTATGGCTGTAGTAATGCCACATGGGGTGTTGTTTAGAGGTAGCGAAGAAAAAAGCATGCGTCAATGGTTGGTAGACCGTGGTTTATTAGAAGCTGTGGTTGGTTTGCCATCTGGTTTGTTTTATGGTACAGGCATTCCCGCTTCTGTATTAATCATTAATAAAAAGGGAGCTGCACAACGTAACAACGTCTTGTTTATTAATGCCGATAGAGAATACAAAGAAGGCAAAAACCAAAACAAACTGCGTCCAGAAGATATTGCCAAAATAAGCTACATCTATAAAAATAAGGAGAATTTAGAAGGCTATGCTAGAAATATATCCAAAGAAGATTTAGATAAAGAAGACTACAACTTTAATATTAGAAGATATGTAGATAACAGCCCACCTGCCGAACCGCAAGATGTAAATGCGCATTTACATGGTGGCATACCAACAGTAGAAGTAGATGCCTTACAGAATTTTTGGGATAATTACATACACTTACGAACTGCCATTTATCATAAGTCACCAAAAATAGGTTATGATATATTGGTAGATGGTATTGAAGCTAAAGAACAAATAAAAACCATTGTTTTAGCGCATGATGATATTGCCCAAAAAAGAGAACAATATACTAACGGTATTAACCAATGGTGGACCAACAATATACCCAAGCTAGAAGCCTTACCAGAACAGAAAAATGTGTATGACTTATACCGTGACTTCTCTGTGAGTATTGCTAACGATTTTAGTGCCTTAGGGATTTTAGACTTACATAAAAGTAGAGGCGCATTTGCTGCCTATTGGGATGTTTTAGAAACCGATTTAAAATCCATTGCAGCTAGTGGTTGGAATGCCGAATTAATTCCTGCAGACGAAATATTACAATCCCAATTTCCAGAAGTATTAGAAGAATTAGCCACAAACGAAGCCAGACGCGACGAGTTAGAAGCCTTATTTAACGAAGTTGATGAACTAGGCGACGACGAGTTTGACGAAGATAATTATGAAGTATTTCCAAAGGAAATTTTAAATGATTACAAAAAAGAATTAAAAGAATTAAAAGCTGAAATAAGGGAAAATAATAAGAATCTGAAAGCGTTGGAAAAACGTTATAAAGCAAATGCGAAAGAATTTGAAAAAGCATTTAAAAGTGACTTAAAAACCGCTAAAAATCAGTTAAAAATAGCCAAAAAAGAAAAAAACAGAGAATTAGAAAAGCAACAAAATGAATTAATTGCAGATATAGAAAGTAAGATTAACGATTTAAATAATTATGGATTAGGATATTCCGGTGAGTTAGATAAATTAGTTTCAAAAATCGTCGATTTAGAACCTAGAAATAATCCACTATCATTTCAGACAGGCGTAATTATGGCTAAACTATCTCGCCACACAGCGCTTACAAACGAGCTAAAAACCTGCAAAGCCACCATTGCCGAAATAAAAGCCAAAAAAGAAGACTTGGTTGCCAAAGCACGCGAAAAAATAACACCAGAAGAAGCCAAAGCCTTAATACTTACACGTTTTAAAGACGTATTACACAACACCGTAATGGATTACGTCAACCGTTACGAACGTGCTTTAATTACCGAGCTAGAAACACGCTACACCAAATACCAAAATACATTGGTTAGTATTTTAGATAGTAGAGAGCAAGCGGCTAACCAATTAAACAACTTTTTAATGGAATTGGGTTATGATTAATGAAACTATTGAAAATTTAAATATTGTTATAATTGACGGAGATAGGGGTAGTAATTACCCTTCAGAAGGAAACCTATTTTCAAAAGGATTTTGTCTATTTCTTAATGCTAAAAATGTTACAAAGAATGGTTTGAAGTTTGAAACAACTCAATTCATAGATAAAAAAAGAGATAAACTACTAAGAAATGGTAAATTAGTTAAGAATGATTTTATTTTAACTACAAGAGGAACCATTGGTAATTTTGGTTTTTTTAATGATTCGGTGAATTTTGAGCATATTAGAATTAATTCAGGAATGGTTATTTTAAGAAACAATAACAAAAGAATATCTAATGAGTTTTTATATTACGCTTTTAGGTCTCAAAGTATTTGTAAACAAATAGAAATAATTTCTTCAGGAAGTGCTCAGCCTCAATTAACTGTAAAAACAATATCAAACTTAGTTATATCATTTCCCGATAATCTACCACAACAAAAAAAAATAGCCAAAATCCTATCTACAGTAGATACGGTTATAGAAAAAACCGAAAGCGCTATTGCCAAATACCAAGCCATAAAACAAGGTTTAATGCACGATTTGTTTACCCGTGGTATAGATGTAAACACAGGTAAACTACGCCCAAAATCACAAGACGAACCAGAATTGTATAAAGAAAGTGCTTTGGGATTGATTCCTAGGGAGTGGGAGGTTGAACAATTAAATGAAATGGTTAGTGATGTTTTAGATTTTAAAGCAAGTGGAAGTTTTGAAACTCTAACTGCTAATGTTAAATATTACTATGAGTTTAAGTATGCTAGGTTAATTAGACTTACAGATTTAAGACATAATTTATCTAAAGATGGAGTATATCTTGATAAAAAAGGGTTTAATTTTCTAAAGAAATCAAAACTAATTGAAGGTGATATATTAATAGCTTGTGTAGGTGAATATACAGGATATGTATGTAGGATGCCTAGGGTTAATTATCCTGCGATAATTGCACCAAATATGTTTTTAATTCGATTTGATAAAAAATATAATAGTTTTTTTATCAACTATTTTATGAATACAGACACATTCCAAAGACAAATAGCAGCTGTATCTACAAGTTCAGCAACAAAATTATTAAATAACCCGAATTTGAGGTCTTTAAAATTAGCTTTTCCAGAACGTAAAGAGCAAAACTTGATAGCAGAAAAGTTAGAATCAGTTAATACAAAAATCCAAACCGAGCAACAAGTCTTAGCCAAATACCAACAATTAAAAGCAGGTTTGTTGCAAGATTTGTTAACGGGTAAGGTTGCCGTGAGTGTAGATTAAAAAGATAATGAGTTATTTAGAAAATATACAAGGGTTAATTAACGAACGATTGCATTATTATAGCAACAACCCTAAATCTATTGCACGCGATTATACCATAGAAAATAGTATTAAAGAAGAATACGATGGTAGGCAACTTTTAGAAATGCTTCAAAACGTAGATGATACCAAGTCTAAAAAGGTAAGAATTGAATGGGATAAAAACGAAAAAAAGTTAGCAATCTCTAATTATGGAGAAGCTTTTTCTTTTGAAGGCATAGAATCTTTAATGCGTAGCCATAGTAGCCCTAAAACTAAAGAAGATTACATAGGTAATAAAGGATTAGGCTTTAGGTCGTTGCTAACTTGGGCAGAACGTATTAATATTTATGCCAATGATTGTAAAATTAGTTTTTCAGATAGTATAGCCACGTCAATTTTTGATTCTAAATTAAAATTAACAGAAGACCAAAAACAAGTAATTAAAACTCAAGCTAAAGTTTTAAATGGTACTATTCCATTTCCTGTATTAGCTGTTCCAAAATTACTATCACATAAAAGAGAAGACGATTGGCAAACGGTTATAGAAATTCTATACACCAATGAAGCAGATGTAGAAGAAAAAATTAAGACTGTTATAGACCAAATTAGTGAAGAGCTTTTACTGTTCTTAAACAATATTGAAGAAATAGAATTAATTGTCAACGGAGTATTCTCAAGCTTTAAAAGTACCAAAGTCACCCATGAACATTGGACAGAAATAAAAATAAACAATAAAACCTGGCGTGTTTTTACTAAAGATGGTCTTATACCTCAGAAAGTTACTAATGGTGAAGAGAATATTTTTAAAAAGTATAAGGTAAAAGTTGCCTTTCAGAATGACCTATCAGACTCCTATTATAAGTTATTCAACTTTTTTCCAACCAAGATTTCTGTTTCCCTACCTTGCATTATACACGGAACTTTTGATTTAAATGCATCTAGAGATTACTTAAATCCATCAGATAACAATAAACAAATATTTAAAGAAATAGCAGTTTTCTTAGGTAAGTGTGCACTTATGTTATCAAAAGAAAATATAAGCTGGAAACCCTTTCAGTTATTAAAACCACTTAATGAAGCTTCAGATTCTAGCTTAGTAAAACAATTATATACAGATTTAGAAGAAATTAGAAAAAAAGAGAAAATCATTCCTACAATAAATGAAGCTTATATTGTTTACAAAGACTATAAGTTTTACAACAATGATTTTAATTTATTTTTTAAAAAGAATTTCCCTAATGTTTTACCTAATTTAATTCTACCTAGTGATAAATCAGAATTCAATTACTTCTTGCCTAAGCATTATGAAAATGATTATTTAGTTCAAAAAATTGATAGCCTATCAAATGCTAATATTACTTTGGCACAAAGAGCAGAACTTATTTATCAATTAATTACCTGCGGAAGAAGGACCTATAAACAAGAACGCTTCTCGATATTAATAAATAATGAATACACTACTGATGTAATACATAAAGATACAGTTGCTTTTACACCAATGGTACAATCTAACGATAAGTTTGTTATACCAAAATCTGTGAAAATTGATTTTATCAACACGGCATTATATCAATTATTATTTAGAAAGTTAGAAGACCGGTTCGACTCTAAAAACCAAGCATCTAGAGAATTTCAAAATGCGGTTAAAGAAGTAGTTAATGTTCAGCCGTATGATAGTAATAGTATTATAATTAGAATTGTAAACGGTATAAATAGAGCTTTAGATAATGAGCATAATATTTTAGAAAAACACCAATTAATTAAAGAAATGGTTGGTGCTCTTTTTCAAAATTTTAAGCATTTAAACAACCAATTAGATACTTTAAAATTAGAGGTTTCTTTAATTTCAAAAAGTGGACAAGTAGTACCAGCTAACACTCTATTTTTGGGAGAGTCCTATCCAGATGGCGAGTTGGTAGAGTGGTTATATAAAGACCTCTATACAAACGGCAACTATCTTAAAACCATACCTTATTGGAACTTACAGGAAGAAAATAAAGATGAAATAGAGCGTTTCTTTTTATGGCTAGGCGTAAATAAATATGCAAAAATAGGAGCAAAAAAGTTAGACAAAAATTGGAATGAAACTGAATATTTTAATTTCATTTTTAAACATCAGAGTCCAGTAGAGCCAGCAAATTTTAAAATAGACAGGTTAGGGAAAGACACCATTGTACCTCATATAGAAAACATAAAAGATATTTTATTAATGGATGAGACACGTCAATTAGTACTAACGCTAAAAGACGACCTTATTAAAACACAAATAGCGCAACAAGAAATAAAATATATCTGGAAATATGTACAGAGCAGTTATACTTTGATAACAAGTATTTCATACATCAAATATCAATTTTTAAAGTCTAGCAAATTTGGAGTATATGTTTTAGAAGATGGTAATGAGCAACTACAAACACTTATTAATGAGGAAGTAAGTATAGATTTAAAAGTATTAAAAGAACTTAATTTTCATTCTTCTGAAATTACCAATATTTTAATAAAGTTAGGCGCAAAACAAAATATAGATTTTTTAAAACCCTTGGTGTTATACAACGCATTAGTAAAAACATCTTCATTATTTAGCACAATAAAAAACAGAGGTGTACAGGGTATTTATAAAAGAATTGTAGATGCATTAGAATATCAAAACTCAATAGAAGCAATTAAACCAAAAGATATTCCTAATAATTTGAAGCTTTTTGCTAAAAAAAATGGTATTTCGGTATTATTGCCAGCTAATCAAGTTTTTTATTCCAACAATAGTGTCCTACCAGAAAAAATTGAAAAAACAATACCAGTTTTTGACTTTCCGAAGCGTGGTGGTCAAGAAAAGGTAAACCGTTTTTTGGGCGTACAAATTATTGATGCTTCTAAAATAGAATTACATGATGTAGAAGAAGTTTCTAAATTGAATAATACTTTTCAAAACTTATTTGAGCAACTAAAAGCACCTATTTTATTGTATAGATTATACAGTAAAAGTCTTCCAAAAGAGATTACAACAAAAGAAGCCATTAATCAAAATATATCCCATATAAAAAACTGCACCATAAAATTAATTAAAAGCTGTACGTATAGTTATTCTAATGAAAAAGAAGTTACGCTTGATGATTTTGAATTTATCATTTTTAACAACATTTTTCACATCAAAGTACCCGTATATCTGGAGCTTTCCGACATAATTAAAGAATCTAAGTTTTCAGATGCCTTTGCAGAAATAATGAGTATTCAATTCAATGTAACAGAGCTAAAAAATGACTTTAGATTTTTAATAAGGAATGACCTTAAAGATACTTTACACTTAATCACCAAAGATTTTGATTCAGAAAAATTAGAAAAAGTGAAGAATTATTTTGGCATATCTGCCATAGAAGAAAAGTTCTGGAAAAATATCTATAAATTAAAAAATATTACTTATCCAATTCAGATTATTAAACAAAAAGAATTGGTAACTCAAATTAACAGAGATTTACATATAGTAATCAATGATGAGTATTTAAAGTTCGATTTTAATAATTGCTCCAATTCTGAAACCTATAAGGTTTTGGTGTATTTGTGTACTAGTTTAAACCTTACTTTAGAAGAAATTTATCCTGAGGGAATAACAAGTTATCATTATGAAAAAATGAGAAACTTGAGAGAGTCTAAAGAATTAGAAATTAAAAATATTATTTGGAGTTTTTTAAACGAAAAACCTACAGAACAATATAAATTTTTAGAATATTTAGATGAATTTAAACTAACTCCTTTACATTCTTTTTTTAAAGATTCTGACGCATATAGAATAGTTGTGGATTACGATAAACGTTTTGCAAACTTTATAGAAACACACACACCTGCTAAATTAGATAGCACTTTTGATAAAAAAACTATTAAAATAGAAAATCAATATAATTATTTATTTGACACTTATCTATTTGATTTAGATGATATTAAAGATGAAGTTAAAAGTTTATTTTATTTTAAGGGCAATGAGTTGTCAATAAAAGCCTATTTAGAAGAAAACTATTCCAATAAAAGTATATCCTCTAGTAACAACTTAAATGATGAGGAAAATAATGAGAATGAAGAAGAACCTTTATCTATAATTGACAGCAAATTAGGTAAAAAAGATATAACTATCCCAAAAGCAAACTCTAATCATAAAGGAAAAAGAAAAAAAAGAAAGACATTTTCAAATAAGGTTAATGAGCTAAAAAATATAAGTGGAAAAAATGCAGAACTAAAAGCATACCAATCTTATAAAAACAAATACGGTGAAGACAAAGTTAAATGGGTGTCTAAATATTCGTCAACCCCAGATAATAATGATAACCTGCAATATGATTTAAGTTACGAAGATGAAAAAGGTGTTTGGAAATATGTAGAAGTAAAATCACTTTCTTATGATGATTCATTTGTTTTAACACGAGCCGAAAAAAAATTCGGGATTGAAAATAATTCACTTTATGAATTTGCATTAGTAAGTGACAAAGGTATTTATAGAGTTAAAAGTCCTTTTAAATTTAATTTAAGTGAAACTTTTGAGGTAAATGAAACTTTCACTGCCGAGGTTAAAGACTATCAACTTTATTTCAAAATAAAAACAGCATAACATGGCAGAATATTCCAATGTAGAAAAACCATTTTTAGAAAAACTAAAAGAACTTAATTGGCACATTATAGACCAAGGAAATTATGGAATTCCACAAGAACCTTCCAAAAGTTTGCGCACAAGTTTCAAAGAGGTAACTCTTAAACAAGAATTTAAAAAAGCAGTTAAAAAAATAAATGTAGTGGATGGCGTTGCATGGTTAACAGATAAGCAATTAGAAGACCTATACAACGAAACCATTGCTACCGAAAAAGCCAATCTATCTTTATTAGAAGCCAACAAACAAGTTTTTGAAAAACTTATTGGTGTTACCAAAACAACGGTTGCAAAAAATGAAGTTAACGGAGAAGAAAACCCATTAGTAAAACTCATAGATTTTAAAAATTGGGACAACAATAGGTTTGTTGCTATTAACCAATTTAGAATAGTTACTCCAGGTGGTCCTAGAGAAGGGATTATTCCAGATATTGTTTTATTTGTTAATGGTCTGCCATTTTGTGTGATAGAATGTAAAGATGTAGATGTTGCCGACCCTATTTCAAGTGCTGTTGAGCAAATAATGCGCTATGCCAATACACGTGGCGATGATTTTGGATTTACTGATGGTGAAGAACGTTTGTTCCACTATAATCTGTTTAGCATAGCAACACATGGCGAAGAAGCACGTGTGGGTTCAATTACTGGAGATTTTGAATATTACTTAAATTGGAAAGACATATTTCCTGAAGTTTACAAAGATTTAGATATTTCCAACTATGTAGAAGAAGAAAGTTCTAGATATCAAAATAACGGTTTACAAAACGACCCTAGAGTACGGCAAGAAGTTTTAATAAAAGGAATTTTAAACAAAGAAATTCTACTAGATATTCTTCAGCATTTTACCCTCTTTATGGAGATAAAGGAAGGTGTAGAAGTTAAAATAGTTAGTAGGTATCAACAGTATAGAGCTGTAGGTAGAATATTAGGTAGACTCCGAAAAGAGACTACCGGAAGAACACGGTCTGGTGTTGTTTGGCATACTCAAGGCTCGGGAAAATCTTTAACAATGGTGTTTTTTGTCCGTAAGTTACGCTCACAAGATGACCTAAAAGATTACAAGGTTATAATGATGGTTGATCGTAAAGATTTAGAGAAGCAACTTTCAGCAACGGCACGCCTTACAAATGAGTTTAAAGAAGCAAATATTGTAAGTTCACGTAAAGATTTGGCACCCAAATTAAGTGGAAATGCTTCAAACTTGAACATGGTAATGGTTCACAAATTTGTACAAGAGGAATTAAAACATTCTAAAGCATTAATGAAAGCCTTTGTTGAAGAAGGTAAGGTGCCAGAATTTAAACCTTTTGATGTGGTAAATACATCTGACAGAATTGTAATACTCATTGATGAAGCTCACCGAACACAAGGCGGAGACATGGGTGACAATCTTTTTACCGCTTTTCCACAAGCAGCAAAAATTGCATTTACCGGCACTCCACTATTAACTGATAGACATAAGCAAAAAACACACGAACGTTTTGGTGGTACTGGTGAATTCATAGACACTTATAAAATTAGAGAGGCTGTTGATGACAGAGCTACCCTAGATATCATTTATATAGGTAAAACTACTAAAGACAATATTAAATCTAAGGAAGCTTTTGACTCTGAATTTGAAGATGTATTTAAAAAACAATCAAAAGAAGAAAAAGAAGAAATTCAAAAAAGATACGGCACCATGCAAGCCTATTTAGAAAACATGGATAGACTACGTAAAATTGCTAAAGATTTAGTTAAGCACTATATAAATGATATTTTGCCTAATGGTTTTAAGGCAATGGTTGTTGGCAGTTCTATTATGGCTGCAGCGCGCTATCAATTTTTAATTGACGAAGCATTAAAAGAACGTATTAAACTAGAAAAAGCAAAATTAGAACCAGATATCGATTTAATCAAAAAAATAGAATTTTTAAAAATTGGTACTATAGTTACCAAACAAGACAACAATGAACAAGCATTTATAAGTGCAGCTAGAAAAAATGCAAAGGAAATTAAAGCCGTTGATAACTTTAAAAAAGACTTTGATTATAGTACAGATGAAAATGGAAATTATCTAAAACCAGAAACTGGAGTTGCTTTTTTATGTGTATGCGATAAATTACTTACCGGATTTGATGCTCCGGTTGCACAAGTTATGTATCTGGATAAAAGTATTCGCGAACATGATTTACTTCAAGCTATAGCTAGAGTAAATAGAACCAAAAAAGATAAAAAACACGGTATTATAGTTGATTATTTTGGAGTATCCAACCATTTAAAGGACGCGCTTAATATATGGGGAGCAGAAGATGAGGAAGATATCAAAGAACTACTAGAGTATTTTAGAGATATCAACAAAGAAATACCTGTATTGGAGGCTCGATATAATAGAATGTTACAGCTATTTACAGATAAAGGAATTGAAAATTTCAGAATGTTCGCAGAACAACGAATGACAAATAAAGATGAAGAATTTCAACTAGCCGAAAACTGTATTGCATTGGCAGAATCTATTCCCTTTAGAGCTCAATTTGACACGTACATAAAATCATTTTTCGATAGTTTAGATTTATTATTTAATTCAGAAGCTGCAAGAAAATATTACATTCCTGCAAAACGATTTGGCTACCTACTTGTGCGAATTAAAAATCGATATAAAGACCCGAGTATGGATTTAAAGTGGGCAAAACCTAAAGTTCGCAAAATGATAGATGCTCATTTAGAAACCCTAGGAATAGATAGCCGTGTTGCCCCAGTGAGTTTACTATCCAAAGATTTTGCTAAAGAAGTAAATAAGTTGGATAAAAACACTAAGTCGAAAGCATCAGAAATGGAACATGCAATTCGTAGACATATTAAAGTAAATATTAATAAAGACCCTGCGATGTATAAACGCTTCTTAAAGCGAATAGAAGAGATAATTGAGCGATATCAAGGCAATTGGGATGCAATAGTTGAGGAATTTGAAAAGGTTCGAGAAGATTTAGAAAAAGGCAGGAAAGGTGAGTTTGAAGAAGAGGGTTTGAATGAGCAAGAATTACCATTTTTTGACTTTATAGTTTTTAGTGCTTTCCAAGATGAATCTCTATCCACAAGTGATAAAGAAGCCCTAAAACTTTTGACAATTGAATTAGTAAATGTTCTAAAAAATGAAATAGACAAACCTAATTTCTGGAAAGGAAGAGCTGCTGAAATAAGAAAACTTCAAGGTGAACTCGACGATATGCTTGACTTTAGTGGCATTGAAAAAGTTTCTAAATTACATTCTAAATTAAGCGTAGAAATCATGAATTTAGCTAAAAGAAGACATAAAGAGTTGATTAAATAAAATGATAGTATCTGAAATAGACATAACGCTTCAAAAAAGTGAACGAAAAACGGTTAGTATCTTTATTGAAAGAGATGGTAGTGTTTCCGCTCGTGTTCCCAATACCCTAAGCGAAGAAGAAATAAGAGATATCCTAAAAGCCAAAGAATACCAGATTTTTAAAAACCTAGCTGAGTGGGAGCAACTCAATGAAAATGCTGTAGAACGAGAATACGTTAACGGACAATCGTTTCTATATTTAGGTCGAAATTATCGTTTGAAATTAGTAGACGAGAAATTAGATGGTATCAAATTCTATAGAAATACCTTCTTCCTAAACAAAAACGAAAAGCCCAAAGCAAAACAACTATTTGTAAAGTTTTATAAAAAAAAATTGAACGATAAAATTTATCCCATAATTGAACGCTACAAGAATCAATTAGATGTTACCCCTAATGAAATTAAAGTGATGGAGTTACAAAATAGATGGGCATCATGTACACCAAATGGCAATGTTAATTTTCATTGGAAATGCGCAATGGCTCCTATTGATGTTCTAAACTATATTGTAGTTCATGAACTAGCTCATTTAATACATAATAACCATACCAAAGCATTTTGGAACGAAGTCGACAAGGTT
Encoded proteins:
- a CDS encoding type I restriction endonuclease subunit R; its protein translation is MAEYSNVEKPFLEKLKELNWHIIDQGNYGIPQEPSKSLRTSFKEVTLKQEFKKAVKKINVVDGVAWLTDKQLEDLYNETIATEKANLSLLEANKQVFEKLIGVTKTTVAKNEVNGEENPLVKLIDFKNWDNNRFVAINQFRIVTPGGPREGIIPDIVLFVNGLPFCVIECKDVDVADPISSAVEQIMRYANTRGDDFGFTDGEERLFHYNLFSIATHGEEARVGSITGDFEYYLNWKDIFPEVYKDLDISNYVEEESSRYQNNGLQNDPRVRQEVLIKGILNKEILLDILQHFTLFMEIKEGVEVKIVSRYQQYRAVGRILGRLRKETTGRTRSGVVWHTQGSGKSLTMVFFVRKLRSQDDLKDYKVIMMVDRKDLEKQLSATARLTNEFKEANIVSSRKDLAPKLSGNASNLNMVMVHKFVQEELKHSKALMKAFVEEGKVPEFKPFDVVNTSDRIVILIDEAHRTQGGDMGDNLFTAFPQAAKIAFTGTPLLTDRHKQKTHERFGGTGEFIDTYKIREAVDDRATLDIIYIGKTTKDNIKSKEAFDSEFEDVFKKQSKEEKEEIQKRYGTMQAYLENMDRLRKIAKDLVKHYINDILPNGFKAMVVGSSIMAAARYQFLIDEALKERIKLEKAKLEPDIDLIKKIEFLKIGTIVTKQDNNEQAFISAARKNAKEIKAVDNFKKDFDYSTDENGNYLKPETGVAFLCVCDKLLTGFDAPVAQVMYLDKSIREHDLLQAIARVNRTKKDKKHGIIVDYFGVSNHLKDALNIWGAEDEEDIKELLEYFRDINKEIPVLEARYNRMLQLFTDKGIENFRMFAEQRMTNKDEEFQLAENCIALAESIPFRAQFDTYIKSFFDSLDLLFNSEAARKYYIPAKRFGYLLVRIKNRYKDPSMDLKWAKPKVRKMIDAHLETLGIDSRVAPVSLLSKDFAKEVNKLDKNTKSKASEMEHAIRRHIKVNINKDPAMYKRFLKRIEEIIERYQGNWDAIVEEFEKVREDLEKGRKGEFEEEGLNEQELPFFDFIVFSAFQDESLSTSDKEALKLLTIELVNVLKNEIDKPNFWKGRAAEIRKLQGELDDMLDFSGIEKVSKLHSKLSVEIMNLAKRRHKELIK
- a CDS encoding M48 family metallopeptidase gives rise to the protein MIVSEIDITLQKSERKTVSIFIERDGSVSARVPNTLSEEEIRDILKAKEYQIFKNLAEWEQLNENAVEREYVNGQSFLYLGRNYRLKLVDEKLDGIKFYRNTFFLNKNEKPKAKQLFVKFYKKKLNDKIYPIIERYKNQLDVTPNEIKVMELQNRWASCTPNGNVNFHWKCAMAPIDVLNYIVVHELAHLIHNNHTKAFWNEVDKVLPKYDEQVNWLRINGAGMDL